The Besnoitia besnoiti strain Bb-Ger1 chromosome IV, whole genome shotgun sequence genome contains a region encoding:
- a CDS encoding putative outer dynein arm docking complex protein ODA1 (encoded by transcript BESB_052370): MATDPRKVPVELQIQELQRKFRVLENDTRAYTEDAQARIRRQRAAIEKFSHENRTLKQELQETREAVSSQQHTLMGSKMQALNEQCQNLVQDMEDEKRKEKDIMSKISLIEDRVMKCRERMGTMGGVYCAVVSSESIAKQIRILENRLNKGMQKYSEAVAYNKKLKEEINNLRRERVAFDNLYRRMERDLLETKKNMVEVIDMANAAYKVRDEAHQQVALLKAQAGKEHKNFEKERSELGRLIEVYQKKNQLKQQAKKRDQAPLKRTAQSPEGDSQNKMQDSWTAGGENGARDNVAAQIETYQEAIAKIKEATGMSSIDQLLEAFVNAEEQNFSLFNYVNALSADIEAAEASLTQLQRDIDNFHCSSSVADKRKQEVLQELEAYSTSLEKKTKLFEEKNEGISKQIGELKLGIQRMFDMLGCRELYSEELWMNQGLTDSSVVSYLQAVEQRTDVIIDCYLREVAPSDIPVGVASVSRVLSRPGAAPVQGSPAQIKLPSTFDGMSSREHSDEEESDARPLSRDELTDRFLKGRCRKDDRRKNKTRKGGPR; encoded by the coding sequence ATGGCAACTGATCCACGTAAAGTACCGGTAGAGCTGCAAATACAGGAGCTGCAACGGAAATTCCGCGTCCTCGAAAATGACACCAGGGCCTACACTGAAGACGCCCAGGCGCGGATACGCCGCCAGCGTGCCGCCATAGAGAAGTTCTCCCACGAAAACCGGACGCTAAAACAGGAGCTCCAAGAAACACGTGAAGCCGTCTCCAGCCAGCAGCATACGCTCATGGGGAGCAAAATGCAGGCTCTGAACGAGCAATGCCAAAATCTAGTTCAAGACATGGAGGATGAGAAGCGAAAAGAGAAAGACATCATGTCAAAGATCAGTCTCATTGAGGATAGAGTTATGAAGTGCAGGGAGCGGATGGGCACTATGGGAGGGGTGTATTGCGCAGTGGTCTCTAGCGAGTCGATTGCTAAGCAAATACGAATCCTGGAAAACCGGTTGAACAAGGGGATGCAGAAGTACAGCGAAGCTGTCGCGTATAACAAGAAGCTTAAAGAAGAAATCAATAACCTTCGGCGCGAACGAGTCGCATTCGACAACCTATACAGGAGAATGGAGCGAGACTTACtcgagacgaagaaaaatATGGTCGAGGTCATCGATATGGCAAACGCTGCTTACAAAGTGCGCGACGAGGCTCACCAACAAGTGGCGCTGCTCAAAGCGCAGGCAGGCAAAGAACACAAAAACTTTGAGAAAGAGCGGTCTGAGCTGGGCCGCCTCATTGAGGTTTACCAAAAGAAGAACCAACTTAAGCAGCAAGCTAAGAAACGGGATCAGGCTCCGTTGAAACGGACCGCCCAGTCCCCTGAAGGAGACTCTCAAAACAAAATGCAGGACTCTTGGACTGCCGGTGGAGAGAATGGAGCTCGAGATAACGTGGCTGCACAAATAGAGACTTACCAGGAGGCTATCGCCAAAATAAAAGAGGCGACTGGAATGTCGAGCATCGATCAGCTTCTCGAGGCTTTTGTGAACGCTGAGGAACAGAACTTCTCTTTGTTCAATTACGTCAACGCGCTCAGCGCAGATATagaagccgcggaagcgagTCTCACTCAACTACAGAGAGACATAGACAACTTTCACTGTTCCAGTTCCGTTGCAGACAAGAGGAAACAAGAGGTTCTGCAGGAGCTAGAAGCATACTCTACTTCCCttgagaagaagacgaaactgtttgaggagaaaaacgaaggaaTCTCGAAGCAAATAGGTGAACTGAAGCTGGGAATTCAACGGATGTTTGACATGCTCGGATGCCGCGAGTTGTATTCTGAGGAGCTTTGGATGAACCAGGGCCTGACAGATTCAAGTGTGGTATCGTATCTACAAGCGGTTGAACAGAGGACTGACGTCATAATCGACTGTTACCTCCGCGAAGTCGCTCCATCAGACATACCAGTGGGGGTTGCCAGTGTGAGCCGGGTGCTGTCGCGccctggcgcggcgccggtgcAAGGCAGTCCTGCACAGATTAAGCTACCATCAACTTTCGATGGTATGAGTAGTCGGGAGCACTCCGATGAAGAAGAGTCTGACGCCCGCCCCCTTAGCAGGGATGAACTGACAGACCGTTTCCTCAAAGGAAGATGTAGAAAGGACGACAGAAGAAAGAACAAAACGCGGAAGGGAGGACCAAGATGA